In Haladaptatus paucihalophilus DX253, the following proteins share a genomic window:
- a CDS encoding TetR/AcrR family transcriptional regulator — MSSYPDTQQRIREAAFRALAEHGYADLSIKDIGNELGQNPSIIYHYYDSKDDLLLSMLDVFVEIFVGQQDEQQITDAEDELRRFVGQILHPTPAQVERAIFSPPTDIETAVSRVYVELWAHATWDDDFRKETTQAEDSLRAVIARILRAGIEDGQFRSVDAELTADHICFLIEQGLHTQATTNRDDAVERVLTIIDGIVADISLED, encoded by the coding sequence ATGAGCAGCTATCCGGACACCCAACAGCGGATTAGAGAGGCGGCGTTTCGCGCACTCGCCGAACACGGATACGCGGACCTCTCGATCAAGGATATCGGTAACGAACTGGGTCAAAATCCCTCTATAATCTATCACTACTACGATAGTAAGGACGACCTCCTCCTCTCGATGCTCGACGTCTTCGTCGAGATATTCGTCGGACAGCAGGACGAGCAACAGATTACCGATGCGGAGGATGAACTCAGACGGTTCGTGGGGCAGATACTACACCCGACACCAGCACAAGTCGAACGAGCCATATTTTCCCCACCGACGGATATCGAGACGGCGGTTTCACGGGTGTACGTCGAACTGTGGGCGCACGCGACGTGGGACGATGACTTCCGAAAGGAAACGACGCAAGCGGAAGACAGTCTACGGGCGGTGATCGCTCGAATACTCCGGGCGGGAATAGAAGACGGCCAGTTCCGGTCGGTCGATGCTGAACTGACGGCGGACCACATCTGCTTTCTCATCGAACAAGGACTACACACACAGGCGACGACGAACCGCGATGACGCCGTCGAACGGGTTCTGACGATAATCGACGGAATCGTAGCAGACATCTCTCTCGAAGACTAG
- a CDS encoding universal stress protein, giving the protein MDETGAISYDDVLVPTDGSKAAKRATEQAVELVTESGGTVHALYVMDMGDADFVATPSDIKETRKRLEKKGQGFVDAVKDRADESGVDCVTVVKSGIPEDEIVEYVRDQDIELVVMGRRGRSDPDKPLIGSTTKRVLGVLDVPVRVV; this is encoded by the coding sequence ATGGACGAAACGGGTGCGATATCGTACGACGACGTTTTGGTGCCGACCGACGGGAGCAAAGCGGCGAAACGCGCGACGGAACAAGCGGTCGAACTCGTGACCGAGAGCGGCGGGACGGTCCATGCGCTGTACGTGATGGACATGGGAGACGCGGATTTCGTGGCCACGCCGAGCGACATCAAGGAAACCCGAAAGCGACTGGAAAAGAAGGGACAGGGATTCGTGGACGCGGTGAAAGACCGGGCCGACGAAAGCGGCGTCGATTGCGTTACCGTCGTGAAGTCCGGAATCCCGGAGGACGAAATCGTCGAGTACGTCCGCGACCAGGACATCGAGTTGGTGGTGATGGGGAGACGGGGGCGTTCTGACCCGGACAAGCCGCTCATCGGTTCGACGACGAAGCGCGTCCTCGGCGTCCTCGACGTTCCGGTTCGCGTGGTCTGA
- a CDS encoding DUF5602 domain-containing protein, translated as MKTLGVGAIGAHATLRTDATGTDEQSPPSTSPPERGTTDAGPPSERIAWGPPAAVGNGTIRTFVASTGSGKPRSVGVRFSADALEGLPTAPTDGKWNIPDGKAPCCGHETVLGFPETAASIPFRWFMLNWNPTGHPPPDVYAVPHFDFHFCLMPREKRTEIRNGDCPRASTAVTCETLQRGTEPLPSGQRPPDYESLGAVEPGMGNHLMDLTAPEFNGEPFTHTFLWGTFDGELIFFEPMVTRSFFRDLCTEIRRPITMPTAFPTAGWYPTAYAIRYSRTGDNYVVCLESFRWFESETNGRDHTDVMGC; from the coding sequence TTGAAAACGCTGGGAGTCGGCGCCATCGGAGCGCACGCCACCCTCAGAACGGACGCGACCGGCACGGACGAGCAGTCGCCACCCTCGACGTCGCCCCCGGAGCGAGGGACGACGGACGCGGGTCCACCGTCGGAGCGAATCGCGTGGGGACCGCCCGCCGCCGTCGGAAACGGGACGATTCGGACGTTCGTTGCGAGCACCGGTTCCGGGAAACCCCGCTCCGTCGGCGTCCGGTTCTCCGCCGACGCGCTGGAGGGGTTACCGACCGCACCGACCGACGGGAAGTGGAACATCCCGGACGGCAAAGCGCCGTGTTGCGGACACGAAACCGTGCTCGGGTTTCCGGAGACGGCCGCTTCCATCCCGTTCCGCTGGTTCATGCTCAACTGGAATCCGACCGGCCACCCGCCACCGGACGTTTACGCCGTCCCGCACTTCGACTTCCATTTTTGTCTGATGCCGCGGGAAAAGCGAACCGAAATCAGAAACGGCGATTGTCCGCGGGCGTCCACCGCGGTCACGTGCGAGACGCTGCAGCGAGGGACGGAACCCCTTCCGTCCGGTCAACGACCTCCCGACTACGAGTCGCTCGGTGCCGTCGAACCGGGGATGGGGAACCACTTGATGGACCTGACCGCACCGGAGTTCAACGGCGAGCCGTTCACCCACACGTTCCTCTGGGGCACGTTCGACGGCGAACTGATATTCTTCGAACCGATGGTCACGCGGTCGTTCTTCCGCGACCTCTGCACCGAGATTCGACGGCCCATCACGATGCCGACGGCGTTTCCGACGGCGGGCTGGTATCCCACCGCGTACGCGATTCGGTATTCCAGAACCGGGGACAACTACGTGGTCTGTTTGGAATCGTTCCGCTGGTTCGAAAGCGAAACGAACGGCCGCGACCACACCGATGTGATGGGGTGCTGA
- a CDS encoding cytochrome c oxidase subunit II has product MEIHEYEKFWLAASLLLIVGIIATVTYGAVGVGVSMIDDKGGTIDPKAVDQHPKFGNPGVYKTGANEYDVYVVAKQFVYQPGTNEPIVVPANSTLTFHVTSADVIHGFEVVGTNANTMVIPGQIATFTVEVSGPREYGILCNEYCGAGHHGMEGTLKVVPEDEFNATAGGA; this is encoded by the coding sequence ATGGAGATACACGAGTACGAGAAATTCTGGCTCGCCGCGTCGCTGTTGTTGATAGTTGGCATCATCGCGACCGTCACGTACGGTGCGGTCGGCGTTGGCGTCTCGATGATCGACGACAAGGGCGGAACCATCGACCCGAAAGCGGTCGACCAACACCCGAAATTCGGTAACCCCGGCGTCTACAAAACCGGGGCGAACGAGTACGACGTGTACGTCGTCGCCAAGCAATTCGTGTATCAACCCGGCACGAACGAACCCATCGTCGTGCCCGCCAACAGCACGCTCACGTTCCACGTGACGTCCGCGGACGTGATACACGGGTTCGAGGTGGTCGGCACGAACGCCAACACGATGGTGATTCCGGGACAGATAGCGACGTTCACCGTCGAAGTCTCGGGTCCGCGGGAGTACGGTATCCTCTGTAACGAATACTGTGGCGCGGGCCACCACGGCATGGAAGGAACGTTGAAGGTCGTCCCCGAGGACGAGTTCAACGCGACGGCGGGAGGTGCTTGA
- a CDS encoding b(o/a)3-type cytochrome-c oxidase subunit 1, whose amino-acid sequence MSLYVDEYPEEAKVIKATFLVSFVALGIGAFFGLIQGLHRTGFVRILPSTDYYTILTGHGVLLALVFTIFYLLGLFTWAVTRSLESPLPNIKLTWAWFGLTTTGATFAAIAIVAGLFPSLDMSADVLYTFYAPLQAHPLFYVGLAMFIIGTWMAGADWFLAFRKWRSEHPDERIPLQTFMVLTTMVMWYLSTLGVAISVVFFFIPWSLGFIDTINPLLTRTLFWYFGHPVVYFWLMPAYLLWYTVLPKLSGGRLFSDPLARVVFVLFLLLSTPVGIHHQYLDPGIAEGFKFIAMTNTMFLLLPSLLTAFTVVASMEHGARQRGGKGYLRWLGVLPWRDPAFTGMALAGLMFAAGGFSGMINAGMNINYLVHNTLWVPGHFHLTVGTAVALTMMAGAYWLVPQLTGRRLYSRPIGLFQVVTWFVGMVLMSNAMHRAGLLGIPRRTAEPQYQSFDFTATIGSVAELRAQIAIGAALLFLSVVLFLFNILLSSIEDPIEMPVDGRIPAPLSGASGSPVVLDNLKLWTAIAAILVILAYVIPLASIIRDAGLFGRTVAVPVLIDGFNLLLGVIA is encoded by the coding sequence ATGTCGCTGTACGTAGACGAGTATCCCGAGGAAGCAAAAGTCATCAAGGCGACGTTCCTCGTTTCGTTCGTCGCGCTGGGCATCGGCGCGTTCTTCGGACTGATCCAGGGACTCCACCGGACGGGATTCGTCCGGATCCTTCCCTCGACCGACTACTACACCATCCTCACGGGGCACGGCGTCCTGCTCGCGCTGGTGTTCACCATCTTTTACCTCCTCGGCCTCTTCACGTGGGCCGTCACACGGAGTTTGGAATCGCCGCTCCCGAACATCAAGTTGACGTGGGCGTGGTTCGGGCTGACGACGACCGGCGCGACGTTCGCGGCAATCGCCATCGTCGCCGGTCTGTTCCCGAGCCTCGATATGAGCGCGGACGTGTTGTACACCTTCTACGCGCCCTTACAAGCGCATCCGCTGTTCTACGTCGGATTGGCGATGTTCATCATCGGGACGTGGATGGCGGGCGCGGACTGGTTCCTCGCCTTCCGCAAGTGGCGAAGCGAGCACCCCGACGAGCGCATTCCGCTCCAGACGTTCATGGTGCTGACGACGATGGTGATGTGGTACCTCTCGACCCTCGGCGTCGCCATCTCCGTCGTGTTCTTCTTCATCCCGTGGTCGCTCGGCTTCATCGACACCATCAACCCCCTCCTCACCCGGACGCTGTTCTGGTACTTCGGCCACCCGGTCGTCTACTTCTGGCTGATGCCGGCCTACCTGCTGTGGTACACCGTGCTGCCGAAACTCTCGGGCGGTCGCCTGTTCAGCGACCCGCTCGCACGCGTGGTGTTCGTGTTGTTCCTGTTGCTCTCGACGCCGGTCGGTATCCACCACCAGTATTTGGACCCTGGCATCGCGGAGGGCTTCAAGTTCATCGCCATGACGAACACGATGTTCCTCCTGCTCCCGAGCCTGCTGACCGCGTTCACGGTCGTCGCCAGTATGGAACACGGCGCGCGCCAGCGCGGCGGTAAGGGCTATCTCAGGTGGCTCGGCGTTCTCCCGTGGCGCGACCCGGCGTTCACCGGGATGGCGCTCGCGGGACTCATGTTCGCGGCGGGCGGGTTCTCCGGCATGATCAACGCCGGGATGAACATCAACTACCTCGTCCACAACACGCTGTGGGTTCCCGGCCACTTCCACCTGACAGTCGGGACCGCGGTGGCGCTGACGATGATGGCGGGAGCCTACTGGCTCGTCCCGCAACTGACCGGACGGCGGCTCTACAGCCGTCCCATCGGCCTGTTTCAGGTCGTCACGTGGTTCGTCGGGATGGTGCTCATGTCGAACGCGATGCACCGTGCCGGACTCCTCGGCATTCCCCGGCGGACCGCCGAACCCCAGTACCAGAGCTTCGACTTCACGGCGACCATCGGGTCGGTGGCCGAACTCCGCGCGCAAATCGCTATCGGCGCCGCCCTGCTGTTCCTGTCGGTCGTGTTGTTCCTGTTCAACATCCTCCTCTCGTCCATCGAGGACCCCATCGAGATGCCGGTCGACGGCCGGATTCCCGCACCGCTTTCGGGAGCGAGCGGAAGTCCGGTCGTCCTCGACAACCTGAAACTGTGGACGGCCATCGCGGCCATCCTCGTGATTCTCGCCTACGTCATCCCGCTGGCGAGCATCATCAGGGACGCCGGGCTGTTCGGCAGGACCGTCGCCGTCCCGGTGCTGATAGACGGCTTCAACCTGCTACTGGGGGTGATAGCATGA
- a CDS encoding cytochrome P450: MQSTDAVVGKSELPEAIRSRNGQLEPFEWYAEMRRSAPVHFDEERQHWDLFRYEETNRVLTDYESFTANRAGSENATDDDGAMFQTMIMVDPPGHDRLRGFVNERFQPGTLREYQPRIEELTEEVLDQIDGENRFDFVDEFAIRLPITIIAELLGIPAERRDEFKEWSDALVARPEDGSESSIKRSQERMQWAQQQMGQYFAQLLEERQDGSGDDLITLAATTEELSRGEQVGFCMLLLVAGNITTTNLLTNALWCFEERGITDAIRTGEIDRKQAIEEVLRYRSPIQSLDRVALEDVELNGRQIREGDVVTAWLGAANRDPELFDAPEEFRPERSPNRHIAFGKGVHYCLGAPLARIEADVAFDVLLDRFETIEADLTDLQPLRSLYGLESLTCTIEE, from the coding sequence ATGCAGTCCACAGATGCAGTCGTGGGAAAAAGCGAACTGCCGGAAGCGATCCGTAGTCGAAACGGACAGTTGGAACCGTTCGAGTGGTACGCTGAAATGCGTCGAAGCGCTCCCGTACACTTCGACGAGGAGCGACAGCACTGGGACCTCTTTCGGTACGAAGAAACCAATCGGGTTCTTACCGATTACGAGTCGTTTACCGCGAATCGAGCCGGCTCCGAGAACGCCACGGACGATGACGGAGCGATGTTTCAGACGATGATCATGGTTGACCCGCCGGGACACGACCGACTCCGCGGGTTCGTCAACGAGCGATTCCAACCGGGGACGCTCAGGGAGTACCAGCCTCGAATCGAGGAGTTAACCGAAGAGGTACTGGACCAAATCGACGGGGAGAACCGATTCGATTTCGTCGATGAGTTCGCGATACGACTTCCGATAACCATCATCGCGGAACTGTTGGGAATTCCTGCCGAACGCCGCGACGAGTTTAAAGAGTGGTCGGACGCACTCGTCGCACGTCCCGAGGACGGATCCGAATCTTCGATCAAACGGAGCCAAGAGCGGATGCAGTGGGCACAGCAACAGATGGGACAGTACTTCGCCCAGTTGCTCGAAGAGCGCCAAGACGGAAGCGGGGACGACCTCATTACGCTCGCCGCGACGACCGAGGAGCTGAGCAGGGGAGAACAGGTCGGCTTCTGTATGCTCCTTCTCGTTGCGGGGAATATCACGACGACGAACCTCCTGACGAACGCCCTCTGGTGTTTCGAAGAGCGAGGGATAACCGATGCGATTCGAACGGGAGAAATAGATCGGAAACAGGCTATCGAGGAGGTGCTCCGATACCGCTCTCCGATTCAATCGTTGGACCGTGTTGCGCTGGAGGACGTCGAACTGAACGGACGGCAAATTCGGGAAGGAGACGTCGTAACGGCGTGGCTCGGTGCTGCCAACCGCGACCCGGAACTCTTCGACGCTCCCGAGGAGTTCCGTCCCGAACGAAGTCCGAATCGCCACATCGCATTCGGAAAGGGTGTCCACTACTGTTTGGGCGCTCCGCTCGCACGAATCGAAGCGGACGTCGCGTTCGACGTCCTGCTCGACCGGTTCGAAACGATAGAGGCGGATTTGACGGACTTACAGCCGCTCCGTAGCCTGTACGGTCTCGAATCGCTCACGTGTACCATCGAGGAATAA
- a CDS encoding sulfite exporter TauE/SafE family protein: protein MFVPLHGHGVALPTGNVDAVVFLVIGFLGGGHCLGMCGPLVSVYADRLREMEGTETGTLTLLQVRQHVVFNLGRTAGYAAVGALLAALGAVTVGSMSAVLSVGTGIQATTALLSGGFIAVMGFSYVGGSVRHPSIGPLNDLFGRISGVLTRRVDDFVGDARIAGLGVVHALLPCPITYPAYVYAFALGDPLRGGFLLALVGLGTLPTLLVYGTVFGSLSASKHLHRILGIAFVVLGYLMLAHGLMLFGIDVPRVALPLPSPNYRLVG from the coding sequence ATGTTCGTTCCGCTCCACGGTCACGGCGTGGCGCTCCCGACCGGGAACGTGGACGCCGTGGTGTTTCTCGTCATCGGCTTCCTCGGCGGCGGCCACTGTCTCGGAATGTGCGGCCCGTTGGTGAGCGTCTACGCCGACCGACTGCGGGAGATGGAGGGTACCGAGACCGGGACGCTGACGCTCCTGCAGGTGCGCCAGCACGTCGTGTTCAACCTCGGCCGGACCGCCGGGTACGCCGCCGTCGGAGCCCTTCTCGCCGCGCTCGGCGCGGTCACGGTCGGGTCGATGAGCGCGGTGCTGTCGGTCGGCACCGGGATTCAGGCCACGACCGCACTGCTCTCGGGTGGATTCATCGCCGTCATGGGATTCTCGTACGTCGGCGGGTCGGTCAGGCATCCGTCCATCGGACCGCTGAACGACCTGTTCGGCCGGATAAGCGGCGTGCTGACGCGCCGGGTGGACGATTTCGTCGGCGATGCCCGCATCGCGGGCCTCGGGGTCGTTCACGCGCTCCTTCCGTGCCCGATAACGTACCCCGCGTACGTCTACGCGTTCGCGCTCGGCGACCCGCTCCGCGGCGGGTTCCTGCTCGCGCTCGTCGGTCTCGGAACGCTCCCGACGCTGCTGGTCTACGGCACCGTCTTCGGGTCGCTGTCGGCGAGCAAGCACCTGCACCGTATCTTGGGTATCGCGTTCGTCGTCCTGGGCTACCTGATGCTCGCACACGGACTGATGCTGTTCGGCATCGACGTGCCGCGGGTGGCGCTCCCGCTTCCGTCGCCGAACTATCGACTGGTGGGGTGA
- a CDS encoding SDR family NAD(P)-dependent oxidoreductase, with protein MNGLRGKTAVVTGAGSGIGRASALRFAEEGANVVVADVVEETGRETADRIEDDGGDATFVEVDVSDFESVERMVDVAVDTYGSLDFAHNNAGILTGFVEMADIEEGLWDKLLDVNLKGIWACMKAELPVMEAQGSGVIVNTASEAGLVGMGGLASYSASKHGVVGLTKTAALEYATRGIRVNAIAPGPTNTNIQANTEGESGDLTSMPFDTSAMTDVPMGRGADPEEMAGAVAFLCSSDASYITGHTLPIDGGQAAD; from the coding sequence ATGAATGGACTACGCGGAAAGACGGCGGTCGTAACGGGAGCGGGCTCGGGAATCGGACGCGCGTCGGCACTGCGATTCGCCGAGGAAGGTGCAAACGTCGTCGTCGCGGATGTGGTCGAAGAGACCGGCCGCGAAACGGCCGACCGCATCGAGGACGATGGCGGTGACGCGACGTTCGTCGAAGTCGACGTCTCCGATTTCGAGTCGGTCGAGCGAATGGTTGACGTGGCAGTCGATACGTACGGAAGCCTCGATTTCGCTCACAACAATGCGGGAATCCTCACCGGCTTCGTGGAGATGGCCGACATCGAAGAGGGTCTCTGGGACAAACTCCTCGACGTCAATCTGAAAGGTATCTGGGCCTGCATGAAGGCGGAACTCCCCGTCATGGAAGCGCAGGGGAGCGGGGTAATCGTCAACACGGCCTCCGAGGCCGGGTTGGTCGGAATGGGTGGACTCGCCAGCTATTCCGCCAGCAAGCACGGCGTCGTCGGGTTGACTAAAACGGCCGCTCTCGAATACGCCACCCGCGGTATCCGTGTCAACGCGATCGCTCCCGGTCCGACGAACACCAACATCCAGGCCAACACGGAGGGAGAAAGCGGCGACCTGACGTCGATGCCGTTCGATACGTCGGCCATGACCGACGTGCCGATGGGGCGCGGCGCAGACCCCGAGGAAATGGCCGGTGCGGTGGCGTTCCTCTGTTCGTCCGACGCCTCGTACATCACCGGGCACACGCTCCCCATCGACGGCGGTCAGGCGGCCGACTGA
- a CDS encoding heavy metal translocating P-type ATPase → MSESTAATDDRRAPDDRSATDECTLCGLPTGDAPVTDDDVAGGYCCRGCLEIARTLDDVEAADADEVRSERKTGTENAPEDADHTYLAVDGMHCATCETFIESTAADADGVYGADASYATDMLRVAHDADTDLEDVRRVLDRYGYGVGDPDDTDDERTDTQLVRFLIGGGVFGMMVMMWYVLFLYPSYLGFAPLVDLGGFDGLYLFGNVWLMSSIVLFYTGYPILRGAVVSLRAGQPNMDLLVSLAAVSSYCYSAVAVLVGGTHVYFDVTVTIVIVVTIGNYYEDRIKQRATSGLSELTSAHVDDATRITEDDDHETVPVEDLVPGDRVLVRPGERVPVDGTVIDGSAAIDESLITGESIPKTRRPGDPVLGGTIASDNPIVVEVGTDATSTLDRLVERLWQIQSSRSGIQRLADKLATLFVPTVLVLAVVTTGYHLVTGSTVATALLTGLTVLIVSCPCALGLATPLAVASGIREAADRGIVVASDAVFESVPDADVVVFDKTGTLTDGAMTVRDVVVNGDADDADNTDADDTDSVLARAGALERFSAHPIAAAIADAAEETPDAEDVETHDRGVTGVVDGEQVVVGHPSLVESRGVALTSSDKATIADARDAGSVPVVVAWGGRVRGVVVVGDTPRPEWETAVAAIGGDRDVVILTGDDERAVSRFHADPNVSEVFAGVPPQAKRETIERLKSRGTVAMVGDGSNDALALAAADIGIALGSGTDLAGDAADAVLVRNDLDAVPEVFAVARGTNRRLRRNLAWAFLYNAVAVPLAAFGLLNPLFAAVAMGTSSLIVVANSARSLD, encoded by the coding sequence GTGAGCGAATCAACCGCCGCGACGGACGACCGACGCGCCCCGGACGACAGAAGCGCAACAGACGAGTGTACGCTCTGTGGATTACCGACCGGCGACGCGCCCGTCACCGACGATGACGTCGCGGGGGGCTACTGCTGTCGTGGCTGTCTCGAAATCGCGCGAACGCTGGACGACGTGGAGGCGGCCGACGCCGACGAGGTGCGAAGCGAGCGGAAAACGGGGACGGAAAACGCGCCCGAAGACGCGGACCACACCTACCTCGCGGTCGATGGGATGCACTGTGCGACCTGCGAGACGTTCATCGAATCGACCGCCGCCGACGCGGACGGCGTGTACGGCGCGGACGCGAGCTACGCGACGGACATGCTTCGGGTCGCCCACGACGCGGACACCGACTTGGAGGACGTCCGTCGCGTCCTCGACCGCTACGGCTACGGCGTCGGCGACCCCGACGACACGGACGACGAGCGCACCGATACGCAACTCGTCCGCTTCCTCATCGGCGGCGGCGTCTTCGGGATGATGGTGATGATGTGGTACGTCCTCTTTTTGTACCCGAGCTATCTGGGCTTCGCGCCGCTCGTGGACCTCGGCGGCTTCGACGGCCTCTACCTGTTCGGCAACGTCTGGCTCATGTCCTCCATCGTCCTCTTTTACACCGGGTATCCGATACTCCGCGGTGCGGTGGTCAGCCTCCGCGCTGGACAGCCGAACATGGACCTGCTCGTGTCCTTGGCGGCCGTGAGTTCCTACTGTTACAGCGCCGTCGCGGTGCTCGTCGGGGGGACCCACGTCTACTTCGACGTGACGGTCACCATCGTCATCGTGGTCACCATCGGGAACTACTACGAGGACCGCATCAAGCAGCGCGCCACGAGCGGCCTCTCCGAGTTGACCAGCGCGCACGTGGACGACGCCACCCGCATCACCGAGGACGACGACCACGAGACCGTCCCCGTCGAGGACCTCGTACCGGGGGACCGCGTTCTCGTCCGACCGGGCGAACGCGTTCCGGTGGACGGGACCGTTATCGACGGCAGCGCCGCCATCGACGAGTCGCTCATCACGGGCGAGTCGATTCCCAAGACGCGACGTCCCGGCGACCCCGTGCTCGGCGGCACCATCGCGTCCGACAACCCCATCGTCGTCGAGGTCGGCACCGACGCGACCAGCACGCTCGACCGACTCGTCGAACGGCTGTGGCAGATTCAGAGTTCGCGGTCGGGCATTCAGCGACTCGCGGACAAACTGGCGACCCTCTTCGTACCGACGGTGCTCGTCCTCGCGGTGGTCACGACGGGTTACCACCTCGTCACGGGTTCGACGGTCGCCACCGCCCTCCTCACCGGACTCACCGTGCTCATCGTCTCGTGTCCCTGTGCGCTGGGGCTGGCGACGCCGCTGGCGGTCGCGTCGGGCATTCGGGAGGCGGCCGACCGGGGAATCGTGGTCGCCTCCGACGCCGTGTTCGAGTCCGTCCCCGACGCCGACGTCGTGGTCTTCGACAAGACCGGCACGCTCACCGACGGCGCGATGACCGTCCGGGACGTCGTGGTCAACGGTGACGCCGACGACGCCGACAACACCGACGCCGACGACACCGACTCGGTGCTCGCTCGTGCGGGCGCGCTCGAACGCTTTTCCGCTCACCCCATCGCGGCGGCCATCGCGGACGCGGCCGAGGAAACGCCCGACGCCGAAGACGTCGAGACGCACGACCGGGGCGTGACCGGCGTCGTAGACGGCGAGCAGGTCGTCGTCGGCCACCCGAGCCTCGTGGAGTCTCGTGGCGTTGCCCTCACGTCGTCGGACAAAGCGACGATAGCCGACGCCCGCGACGCGGGCAGCGTTCCCGTCGTCGTCGCGTGGGGCGGCCGCGTCCGCGGCGTCGTCGTCGTCGGAGACACTCCGCGACCCGAGTGGGAGACGGCCGTCGCGGCTATTGGCGGCGACCGCGACGTGGTGATACTCACGGGCGACGACGAGCGTGCAGTCTCCCGATTCCACGCCGACCCGAACGTCTCGGAGGTGTTCGCTGGCGTTCCCCCACAGGCCAAGCGGGAGACCATCGAACGTCTAAAATCACGCGGGACGGTGGCGATGGTGGGCGACGGGAGCAACGACGCGCTGGCCCTCGCGGCGGCCGACATCGGCATCGCGCTCGGAAGCGGCACCGACCTCGCGGGCGACGCCGCGGACGCGGTGCTCGTGCGCAACGACCTTGATGCCGTCCCCGAGGTGTTCGCGGTCGCTCGCGGCACGAACCGGCGACTCCGGCGCAACCTCGCGTGGGCGTTCCTCTACAACGCGGTCGCCGTCCCGCTCGCGGCGTTCGGGTTGTTGAACCCGCTGTTCGCGGCGGTGGCGATGGGAACGAGTAGCCTCATCGTCGTCGCCAACTCGGCGCGGTCGTTGGACTGA
- a CDS encoding ZIP family metal transporter codes for MVAVIPAQFAELFGSNPVVNGLVGGLIIAFFNLLGASLVFVWRDPSERAMDGALGFAAGVMLAASFTSLILPGIETYSNGNPIPVLIGMAVGALFLDRSDVLVPHAHILLSGQRRPDAANPDADLAVDDERLAGVVLFILAITLHNMPEGLAVGVGFGSGNLGTAVPLMLAIGIQNIPEGLAVSVAAINAGLDKRFYAAFAGIRSGAVEIPLAVLGAYAVQTVSALLPYAMGFAAGAMLFVISDEIVPETHTKGHERIATLGTIFGAIVMLYLDISLG; via the coding sequence GTGGTCGCCGTGATACCTGCGCAGTTCGCGGAGTTGTTCGGGTCGAATCCGGTCGTCAACGGACTCGTCGGGGGACTGATTATCGCGTTTTTCAACCTCCTTGGGGCGTCGTTGGTGTTCGTCTGGCGGGACCCGTCCGAACGGGCGATGGACGGCGCGCTCGGGTTCGCCGCTGGCGTGATGCTCGCCGCGAGCTTCACGAGCCTCATCCTCCCCGGAATCGAAACGTACTCCAACGGCAACCCGATCCCCGTCTTGATAGGGATGGCCGTGGGTGCCCTCTTTTTGGACCGGTCCGACGTGCTGGTACCACACGCACATATCCTCCTCTCCGGCCAACGCCGACCGGATGCCGCCAATCCCGACGCCGACTTGGCGGTGGACGACGAGCGACTCGCCGGTGTCGTCCTGTTCATCCTCGCCATCACGCTTCACAACATGCCAGAAGGACTCGCGGTCGGCGTCGGGTTCGGAAGCGGAAATCTCGGCACCGCCGTCCCGCTCATGCTCGCCATCGGCATTCAGAACATCCCCGAGGGATTGGCGGTGTCGGTGGCCGCCATCAACGCGGGACTGGACAAACGCTTCTACGCCGCGTTCGCGGGGATTCGCTCGGGCGCGGTCGAGATACCCCTCGCGGTCCTCGGCGCGTACGCCGTCCAAACCGTCTCGGCCTTGCTCCCCTACGCGATGGGATTCGCCGCCGGAGCCATGCTGTTCGTCATCAGCGACGAAATCGTCCCGGAGACGCACACGAAGGGACACGAGCGTATCGCGACGTTGGGGACGATATTCGGCGCTATCGTGATGCTATATCTCGATATCTCGCTCGGGTGA